From the genome of Gloeomargarita sp. SKYB120:
GAAACGCCTGCGCATTGGCCCGAGTGACACCGCCGGTGGGAATGAGGGGGATGGGTCCCAAGGGTTGCCGCAGGTGTCGCAGGTAACTGGTGCCCCCGACGCTGGCGATGGGAAACACCTTGACCGCTGGCGCTCCTAGTTGATAGGCGTGCAGGATTTCAGTGGGGGTTAGAGCACCGGGCACTAAGGGAATTCCCACCGTGCGACTCCGTCCCAGCCACTCCCGTTGGGTGTGGGGGGTCAAGATAAAGTCCACTCCTAGGCTCAAGGCGGCCTCTAACTCGGCATCGCGCCGGATGGTGCCAGTTCCCACCCAGCAGTCGGGATAGGCGATTTGCAGACGGGGAATGATTACTTCCACATCTGGACAATCCCAGGTGACCTCGATAAAACGAAAACCCGCCTGGGCCAGCGTTGCTCCCATCTGGTAGGCCAGTTCCGGTTCGCCAGCCCGCACAATCCCGATCAGCCGGTGGCGCTGGAGATTTTTCAGCCAGGCGTCTATCCCGTCCATTGCCACTCCCCATTTTTACTTCTATTCTGAGCAACGTTTGACAAGGCTGGTCCCCTTTGGCATAATTGTTGATTGTTGCGAAAACGCCATTGCATGCCCACAATTCAGCAGCTAGTCCGCTCGGAGCGGCAGAGTGTCAAGCGTAAAACTAAGTCGCCGGCGCTCAAGGGATGTCCTCAACGGCGCGGGGTTTGCACCAGGGTTTACACCACGACCCCTAAAAAACCCAATTCCGCCCTGCGAAAGGTGGCACGGGTACGGTTGACATCGGGCTTTGAGGTGACGGCCTACA
Proteins encoded in this window:
- a CDS encoding bifunctional 4-hydroxy-2-oxoglutarate aldolase/2-dehydro-3-deoxy-phosphogluconate aldolase; translation: MDGIDAWLKNLQRHRLIGIVRAGEPELAYQMGATLAQAGFRFIEVTWDCPDVEVIIPRLQIAYPDCWVGTGTIRRDAELEAALSLGVDFILTPHTQREWLGRSRTVGIPLVPGALTPTEILHAYQLGAPAVKVFPIASVGGTSYLRHLRQPLGPIPLIPTGGVTRANAQAFLEAGAIAVGLGRDLFPEPWYSQRDWVGLAQELGQWLKGLGLTAGAATDSP